Within the Leptospira stimsonii genome, the region TTTTTCTTAGGATTCTTTTCTAGAATTTCAGTTTCGGTGCTACTCATATCCAACTCAAGCTCATATAATTATATTATGTCGCATTCTGATCTAAAGAAAAATCTCGTAAATTCCTTTTTGACAGGCCGCAAACGGAGAATCGTAGGTACGGGAAAAAGTACAAGAAAAATCTTCCCTTTCGAAAGGAATTTTGCGGGAACTCCCGCGATTATAGGCAAGACCAGCCGTGGGAGCGCCTTTCTTTGCGGAATTCTCATGATCATGGCCTTGTTTTGGAAAAAGTAGGAATTCCTAACAGACCAAACTTCAGAAAAACGCCCAGCATTGTTTCGGAAAAAGTAGGAACTCCTAACAGACCAAACTTCAGAAAAACGCCCAGCTTTGTTTCGGAGAAAGTAGGAACTCCTATCAGACCAAACTTCAGAAAAACGCCCAGCTTTGTTTCGGAAAAAGTAGGAACTCCTATCAGACGGAACTTCAGAAAAACGTCCGGCTTTGTTTCGGAGAAAGTAGGAACTCCTAACAGACGGAACTTCAGAAAAACGCCCGGCTTTGTTTCGGAAAAAGTAGGAACTCCTATCAGACGGAACTTCAGAAAAACGTCTGGCTTTGTTTCGGAAAATGTAGGAATTCCTAACAGACGGAACTTCAGAAAAACGCCCGGCTTTGTTTCGGAAAATGTAGGAACTCCTATCAGACCAAACTTCAGAAAAACGCCCGGCTTTGTTTCGGAAAAAGTAGGAACTCCTATCAGACGGAACTTCAGAAAAACGTCTGGCTTTGTTTCGGAAAATGTAGGAATTCCTAACAGACGGAAAAGCCCTAAGTTTTCTTGAATTCCCTAAAGGTTTAAAAGAAGAATCTTCTCAGAAACGATTTCTTTTGCCGCTTTTACAGGCAATCTCCGATATTGAGAATCACGGTGCAGTTCACGTTTCGTTTTTTTGCCGATAAGATGGCCGGAGCAGAAGGACACACAATCGGAGCACCGAAGGAAGCTTTTAGCGAAAACATTCCAACGTCGGGACGAAGAAATGTATTCGAAGAAGTCACATTGTTTTTTGTAAAAAAAGTGCAGTTCCCGAAGAGGTGCTTCCGAATAAACGTTCGGGTTTGCCACTCCCAATCTATTCAAAGAATTTGCATTTACTTGCACCGAAATTCGTAAACTTGGGACCTGGGGAGTTGCGAGGAGCACTTTTCGGTCGAAGTTGTCAACTTCATTTAGTAAAACACAACAGGGGAGGAAGGTCGGCAAGAATCATTCCGAATATATTCATTTGTAAATTTCTCTTTCGGTCTTACACGGAGACTTACGAAAGGTGAAGTGTCAGTGATTACTAAGATAGAATCGGATTCGAACGATAGATCAACGGAAATCGTTTTCCGGATTCGATTGATCGAAAACGATCTCAGATTGATTCATTTATAAATAAAATTCGAAGAATTTCATTCGGTTTTTATTTAAGACGGCTATTGCAAATCACATTCAATATTCATGATGTTTTATGGAATGATGGCCCGTTTTGGCTTCGCGAAGGGGAAAGTCCGGAACAACGCCGATTCTTAATTTTAGAATGAAAAATAAAAAATAAAAAATAACTTTGCAGACCAATCGACGAAAAAATCGGATCTCAAAAAAAAACCGGAATTGCTTCCGGCTTCTACTTTTTAGTCTTTCTTAAAAAGATTTCTGGTTCCGATCCAGATCTCCGGAAGATAAGCGCCTATGAGAATTAAGATCAGTCCGCCGACGGTCCACTTGGAAATCAGCACATTCTCCGTGAAACGGGTGAGGCCGACGTTCAAGATACTCACGTACCAACCGATTGCGATAAGGATGATTCCGACTGTGTGAGGAATGATGTAATGGAGAATCGTATTCATTTTGGTTCCTTTTTCAAAAACTAAGAATGAGGAGATTTTGCAAAGAAAGCGATGGGATTCAAGTGGTTTTCGAGTTGCTTAGAATCCGGATTCTCGGAAAGTTTCAGCTATGTCTCAAAATGAAAACTGGAACGATGAGGAAGAGGATTTTCCGATTCCCGTCAAGGAAGCCGGAAAGACGGAATCCAGGCTCTCAGCGCTCTTATTCAATCTTCTCAATCATCATTCTCCCTTGAGTTTTACAAAAATCCGTTCTTTGCTTCCGGATCATTACCAAAATTTGGAGAATCCGGATTCCGATCGAAAGAAACTTTCCAGAGATGTGGAAGAATTGGGAGAACTCGGCTTTTTCGTTCGTTCCACTCAGGAAGGTTACGTCTTGGATCGAAACGTCTCCAATCGAGAATTGAAATTAGAAAAGGAAGAATTGCAAGTCCTCGCGGAAATGATTCTAAGATCCTATCAAGAATCTCCGTCTCTCGAACTCTATTCTCTTTCACAAAAACTCTTTGAAGGAAAATTGGACGTTTATCCCGAGTTGGAGATGGATTTAAAAACCCAAAAAAATCTCAGCCAAAATGAGAGTAGCTCTTCGGAAGAGATTCTCAAAAAGCTCCTCGAATCTTTGAAAACAAAATCCCCGATTCAGTTTTTGTATTACAAAACATTTCCGGAAGAAACATATCGAGTGGAAGTCGATCCGATCCGATTGATTCGCAAAAATTCGGAAGACTACTATCTTCTGGCTTACGATCGAAAGAAAAAGGAAAGGAGAAGATTCATCATTCCTAAAATTTCAAAATTGGAATCGATCGCCGAAAATTCTCTCTATCAACCGCAAGGACTCAAAAGGGAGATTTCTCAGGATTGGGTTCTTCATCCGGCTCTTTTTCAAGTTCACGATCCGATCGAAGTAGAGCTGATCTGCGATCCCGAATTTTCGTATAAGGTTCGAAATGCGATATCAGAAATTCCTTATGAAGAATTTAAACGAGATTCTTTTAGATTGAAAATCACAAATCAAGAAGGATTGTTTCCGTTTTTGATCGAAGCAAGAGACACGATTCAAAAAATTCTTCCGGAAACCTTGGCGCAGGCGTTCCGGAAGAACATCGAACAAATATCGTTCAATTATCAATCGTTTTCGGAGAACGTTTGAATTGAAACCGGAGTTCTAATTTCTAAAATCAGAATTTTCTAAAACGATTGCGATTCCTTGCCCTCCGCCGATACAAAGAGAGGCGACTCCGAATTGTTTGTTTTTTCTTTTCAGTTCGTAGGCTAAGGCCAAGGTAACTCGAGTTCCGCTGGCACCGAGAGGGTGTCCGATCGCGATCGCACCTCCGTTTACGTTCGTTTTTTCCGGATCCAATTTCAGTTCTCTGATGACGGCTAACGTTTGAGATGCGTACGCTTCGTTGATTTCGAAAAGATCAACGTCCTCGATCTTGATTCCCGCATTGGATAAAGCTCTTGGAACAGCAAACACCGGGCCGAGCCCCATCATTTTCGGATCACAACCGACATTCGCATAACCGAGAATATGCGATAGCGGTTTCAGTTTGGCGTTTTTCGCCCATGTTTCCGAGGAAATCAGAACGGATGCGGCTCCGTCATTGATCCCTGATGCGTTTCCCGCCGTGACACTTCCATCTTTTAAGAATGCGGTAGGAAGGTTTTTCAGTTGTTCCACACATTCCGTTCCCCGGATTTGTTCGTCCTTTTGAAGAAGAACGGATTTCTTTCCCTTGGTCTGGACCGGAATCATTTCATCGGAGAAAGTGCCTTTGATCGTCGCTTTTTCGGCGCGAACCTGGGAGATGCCTGCCCATTCGTCTTGATCCGATCTGGAAATTTGAAAGTGTTTTGAGATATTTTCCGCGGTCATTCCCATCGTGAGATCGACAAAACAATCCGTAAGGCTTTGCGCTAATCGATCTTCGGTGATCGAATTTCCGTATTTATTCCCCCATCTCGCGTTCTTTAAGACAAATGGCGCATTGCTCATGGATTCAGTTCCTCCCGCGAGAATCAAATTGTTCTCTTTGGAAAGAATTTTTCTAGCTCCGATGATGATGCTTTCGAGGCCCGAGCCGCAAAGTCGATTGAGGGTCAGAGCGCTCGAACTTTCCGCCAAACCGGATCGAAGACCGATATGTCTGGCGAGATATGCGGAATCCTGATCGTCCTGTATTACGTTTCCGTAAATTGTTTCTTCTATTTCCAAAGGATCGATTCCCGTTTTACGGATTGTCTCCTTTGCCGTGATGACTCCCAACTCCGAA harbors:
- a CDS encoding helix-turn-helix transcriptional regulator, with translation MSQNENWNDEEEDFPIPVKEAGKTESRLSALLFNLLNHHSPLSFTKIRSLLPDHYQNLENPDSDRKKLSRDVEELGELGFFVRSTQEGYVLDRNVSNRELKLEKEELQVLAEMILRSYQESPSLELYSLSQKLFEGKLDVYPELEMDLKTQKNLSQNESSSSEEILKKLLESLKTKSPIQFLYYKTFPEETYRVEVDPIRLIRKNSEDYYLLAYDRKKKERRRFIIPKISKLESIAENSLYQPQGLKREISQDWVLHPALFQVHDPIEVELICDPEFSYKVRNAISEIPYEEFKRDSFRLKITNQEGLFPFLIEARDTIQKILPETLAQAFRKNIEQISFNYQSFSENV
- a CDS encoding thiolase family protein, with protein sequence MAVIIDGARTPFGKFGGGLKDFTSSELGVITAKETIRKTGIDPLEIEETIYGNVIQDDQDSAYLARHIGLRSGLAESSSALTLNRLCGSGLESIIIGARKILSKENNLILAGGTESMSNAPFVLKNARWGNKYGNSITEDRLAQSLTDCFVDLTMGMTAENISKHFQISRSDQDEWAGISQVRAEKATIKGTFSDEMIPVQTKGKKSVLLQKDEQIRGTECVEQLKNLPTAFLKDGSVTAGNASGINDGAASVLISSETWAKNAKLKPLSHILGYANVGCDPKMMGLGPVFAVPRALSNAGIKIEDVDLFEINEAYASQTLAVIRELKLDPEKTNVNGGAIAIGHPLGASGTRVTLALAYELKRKNKQFGVASLCIGGGQGIAIVLENSDFRN